Genomic segment of Pseudovibrio brasiliensis:
AAAGCAAATTCGCAGGCCGGGAGCTGCCGGGGGATGGAGTTTAAGCTTCGACGAAGCGTTTCAGGTCGTTGAAACTGCTGCTCCAGCCTTGATCGTGGTTTTTGGTCTGCTCTGGATCGGCGAAGACTTTTTGAACCATGGTCATGCGTGTCCCACCTTCGATGGCCTCAAAGGTGAGGTCCACATCGGTTTCATGACCGCGAACACCATCATTGATCCAGCCCCACGAGAAACAGAGGCGGTTTGGGCGTTCCAGAACTTTGTAGATGCCGGAGACAGTGTAAGCGCCGCCTTCTTTGGTGGAGGTCATCGTGGTTTTCCAATGGCCGCCTGCGCGCACATCCATTTCACATTCTGGGGTGGTCATGCCTTCTGGTCCCCACCACTGAACGAGCATTTCAGGGTTGGTCCAGGCATCATAGACCTTTTCAGGTGAG
This window contains:
- a CDS encoding SRPBCC family protein, with amino-acid sequence MTAADSMTQEETTLRITRDFKASPEKVYDAWTNPEMLVQWWGPEGMTTPECEMDVRAGGHWKTTMTSTKEGGAYTVSGIYKVLERPNRLCFSWGWINDGVRGHETDVDLTFEAIEGGTRMTMVQKVFADPEQTKNHDQGWSSSFNDLKRFVEA